A single Catharus ustulatus isolate bCatUst1 chromosome 7, bCatUst1.pri.v2, whole genome shotgun sequence DNA region contains:
- the LOC116999092 gene encoding probable hydrolase PNKD isoform X1, with protein sequence MDPLPAPCGRRCRSPFRYNLYARTRLGYLFYQRQVKKARERYPHGHSVPQPYCFPGVKILPIPVLSNNYSYLVIDTGSSQAAVIDPSDPLAVQAAVEEEGVMLEAIFCTHKHWDHSGGNATLCQKYNSCKVYGSALDAIPQLTNPLADREKVSVGCLTFEALATPGHTVGHMVYVLDGDPFGSPPCLFSGDLLFLAGCGRPFEGSPETMLASLDLAMSLGEDTLLWPGHEYALECLNFASLMEPDNSALEQKLQWAEQQRQEKRSTCPSTLGEEQTYNPFLRTHRPELQEALGLWQDRGEDLDTFRARVLKEVRRRKDLYQAT encoded by the exons atggatccGCTACCGGCTCCCTGCGGACGGCGGTGCCGGTCACCGTTCCG GTACAACCTGTACGCCCGCACACGCCTGGGCTACCTCTTCTACCAGCGGCAGGTGAAGAAGGCTCGGGAGCGGTACCCGCACGGCCACTCCGTGCCCCAGCCCTACTGCTTCCCCG GGGTTAAAATCCTGCCCATTCCTGTGCTCTCCAACAACTACAGCTACCTGGTCATCGACACTGGCTCCAGCCAAGCGGCCGTCATCGACCCCTCTGATCCACTGGCTGTACAG GCTGCCGTTGAAGAAGAGGGGGTGATGCTGGAGGCCATAttctgcacacacaaacactg GGACCACAGCGGAGGGAATGCAACACTCTGCCAGAAGTACAACTCCTGCAAGGTGTATGGCAGTGCTCTCGATGCCATCCCACAGCTCACCAA cccactTGCAGACAGGGAGAAGGTGAGCGTGGGCTGCCTGACCTTCGAGGCACTCGCCACACCAGGCCACACTGTGGGCCACATGGTGTATGTGCTGGATGGGGACCCCTTTGGCAGCCCCCCCTGCCTCTTCTCTGGGGACCTCCTCTTCCTTGCTGGCTGTG GTAGGCCATTTGAGGGCTCCCCTGAGACCATGCTCGCCTCCCTGGACCTGGCCATGAGCTTGGGTGAGGACACGCTACTGTGGCCAG GCCATGAATATGCACTGGAGTGCCTGAACTTCGCCAGCCTCATGGAGCCGGACAATTCCGCGCTGGAGCAGAAGCTGCAGTGGGCAGAGCAGCAACGCCAGGAGAAGAGGAGCACG TGCCCCTCCACACTGGGGGAAGAGCAGACCTACAACCCCTTCCTGCGGACCCACCGGCCGGAACTGCAGGAGGCACTGGGACTGTGGCAGGACAGGGGGGAGGACCTCGACACCTTTCGTGCCCGTGTCCTCAAGGAGGTGCGGAGGCGCAAGGACCTCTACCAGGCCACCTAG
- the LOC116999092 gene encoding probable hydrolase PNKD isoform X2: MAFAAPLLFRLGYNLYARTRLGYLFYQRQVKKARERYPHGHSVPQPYCFPGVKILPIPVLSNNYSYLVIDTGSSQAAVIDPSDPLAVQAAVEEEGVMLEAIFCTHKHWDHSGGNATLCQKYNSCKVYGSALDAIPQLTNPLADREKVSVGCLTFEALATPGHTVGHMVYVLDGDPFGSPPCLFSGDLLFLAGCGRPFEGSPETMLASLDLAMSLGEDTLLWPGHEYALECLNFASLMEPDNSALEQKLQWAEQQRQEKRSTCPSTLGEEQTYNPFLRTHRPELQEALGLWQDRGEDLDTFRARVLKEVRRRKDLYQAT; encoded by the exons aTGGCCTTCGCAGCCCCGCTGCTGTTCCGCCTGGG GTACAACCTGTACGCCCGCACACGCCTGGGCTACCTCTTCTACCAGCGGCAGGTGAAGAAGGCTCGGGAGCGGTACCCGCACGGCCACTCCGTGCCCCAGCCCTACTGCTTCCCCG GGGTTAAAATCCTGCCCATTCCTGTGCTCTCCAACAACTACAGCTACCTGGTCATCGACACTGGCTCCAGCCAAGCGGCCGTCATCGACCCCTCTGATCCACTGGCTGTACAG GCTGCCGTTGAAGAAGAGGGGGTGATGCTGGAGGCCATAttctgcacacacaaacactg GGACCACAGCGGAGGGAATGCAACACTCTGCCAGAAGTACAACTCCTGCAAGGTGTATGGCAGTGCTCTCGATGCCATCCCACAGCTCACCAA cccactTGCAGACAGGGAGAAGGTGAGCGTGGGCTGCCTGACCTTCGAGGCACTCGCCACACCAGGCCACACTGTGGGCCACATGGTGTATGTGCTGGATGGGGACCCCTTTGGCAGCCCCCCCTGCCTCTTCTCTGGGGACCTCCTCTTCCTTGCTGGCTGTG GTAGGCCATTTGAGGGCTCCCCTGAGACCATGCTCGCCTCCCTGGACCTGGCCATGAGCTTGGGTGAGGACACGCTACTGTGGCCAG GCCATGAATATGCACTGGAGTGCCTGAACTTCGCCAGCCTCATGGAGCCGGACAATTCCGCGCTGGAGCAGAAGCTGCAGTGGGCAGAGCAGCAACGCCAGGAGAAGAGGAGCACG TGCCCCTCCACACTGGGGGAAGAGCAGACCTACAACCCCTTCCTGCGGACCCACCGGCCGGAACTGCAGGAGGCACTGGGACTGTGGCAGGACAGGGGGGAGGACCTCGACACCTTTCGTGCCCGTGTCCTCAAGGAGGTGCGGAGGCGCAAGGACCTCTACCAGGCCACCTAG
- the TMBIM1 gene encoding protein lifeguard 3 → MSQPTAPPLYDDKNPLYPPPPGGYPQPPHYAGGYPQPGGYPAGPGYSQPGGYPAAGGYPHPGMAMPTMPMRFGDSGLGDGSPFQTVDWDDRKVRHAFIRKVYAIISVQLLVTVGIISVFTFVEPVHSFVRRNAAIYYASYAVFLVTYLVLACCQGPRRRFPWNIILLSIFTLAMGLMTGTIASMYQTKAVLIAMLITAIVAIVVTIFCFQTKVDFTSCPGLFCVLGIVVMVTGIITAIVLSFKYVPWLHMLYAAIGAIAFTLFLAYDTQLVLGNRKNTLSPEEYVYGALTIYTDIIYIFTFILQIVGRD, encoded by the exons ATGTCACAGCCCACCGCACCCCCGCTCTACGATGACAAGAACCCCCTCTACCCGCCGCCCCCTGGGGGgtacccccagcccccccactATGCCGGGGGGTACCCGCAGCCTGGGGGATACCCTGCGGGGCCGGGGTACTCACAGCCAGGGGGGTACCCCGCAGCAGGGGGGTACCCTCATCCGGGCATGGCCATGCCCACCATGCCTATGCGGTTTG GTGACAGCGGCCTTGGGGATGGCTCTCCCTTCCAAACAGTTGACTGGGACGATAGGAAAGTCCGGCACGCCTTCATCCGCAAG GTCTATGCCATCATCTCCGTGCAGCTCCTGGTGACAGTGGGAATCATCTCTGTATTCACTTTTGT TGAACCTGTCCACTCCTTCGTCCGCAGGAATGCTGCCATCTACTACGCCTCATA tgctgtgttccTGGTGACCTACCTGGTGCTGGCCTGCTGCCAGGGTCCCCG GAGACGCTTCCCCTGGAATATTATCCTGCTGAGCATCTTT ACGCTGGCCATGGGGCTGATGACAGGCACGATTGCCAG CATGTACCAAACGAAAGCTGTCCTGATTGCCATGCTCATCACTGCCATTGTGGCCATTGTTGTGACCATCTTCTGCTTCCAGACCAAG GTTGATTTTACATCGTGTCCAGGGCTATTCTGCGTGCTGGGCATCGTGGTCATGGTGACCGGGATCATCACTGCCATCGTCCTCTCCTTCAAATAT GTCCCCTGGCTCCACATGCTGTACGCAGCCATCGGGGCCATCGCATTCACACTG ttcCTTGCCTATGACACCCAACTCGTGCTGGGGAACAGGAAGAACACGCTGAGCCCTGAGGAGTATGTCTATGGTGCCCTCACCATCTACACTGACATCATCTACATCTTCACCTTCATCCTGCAGATAGTGGGCCGGGATTAG
- the LOC122149414 gene encoding uncharacterized protein LOC122149414: MAAARGGLRGLLVAARPSVCPAKAWGQPGPRGTRLFGQSCHRPAGQRASQEPANRGLPEGVEYIPTRKKGKNPMKPVGVAWAIGLPSGIILFLLTKRQVDKNRLEQLKIRRTMMEANQGEYETERYSRVVRGA, encoded by the exons ATGGCGGCGGCGCGAGGCGGATTGCGGG GACTGCTGGTGGCAGCAAGACCTTCCGTGTGTCCTGCCAAGGCCTGGGGGCAGCCGGGCCCCCGGGGCACTCGGCTCTTTGGGCAGAGCTGCCACCGGCCAGCAGGACAACGGGCCAGTCAGGAGCCTGCCAACCGGGGGCTCCCCGAGGGCGTGGAGTACATCCCCACGCGCAAGAAGGGCAAGAACCCGATGAAGCCGGTGGGGGTGGCCTG GGCCATTGGATTGCCATCTGGcatcatcctcttcctcctgacCAAACGGCAAGTGGACAAAAACCGCCTTGAGCAGCTCAAAATCCGTCGAACAATGATGGAAGCCAACCAGGGCGAGTATGAGACGGAGCGGTACAGCAGGGTGGTCAGGGGGGCATAG
- the LOC116999091 gene encoding angio-associated migratory cell protein, which yields MEPGEGPGALDLHGDEEIIEVVELGPPGPDDLAEEMEDVDFEDEGAEEPDAEAWESEDDEGVEDGMEAQDDSEVTFSLHSASVFCVSLDPKTNTLAVTGGEDDKAFVWRVSDGELLFECSGHKDSVTCAGFSHDSVFVATGDMSGLIKVWRVDAKEEVWSFEVGDLEWMEWHPQAHVLLAGTADGNTWMWKIPSGDCKTFQGPACPATCGRILPDGKRAVVGYEDGTLRIWDLKQGTSLHVLKGQDGHQDPLTCVASNQDGSLIMTGSVDCHAKLVNSATGKVVCVFKMESVTPKAPISEGEEAESNSVESLGFCNVMPLAAVGYLDGTLAIYDLSTQSLRHKCQHESGIVQLLWEESSAVVYTCSLDGAVRLWDARSGKMISEYRGHSAEILDFAVNKDASIVVTTSGDHQAKVFCVQRPDR from the exons ATGGAGCCCGGGGAGGGCCCGGGGGCGCTGGACCTGCACGGCGACGAGGAGATCATCGAGGTGGTGGAGCTGGGCCCGCCGGGGCCGG ATGACCTGGCCGAGGAGATGGAGGACGTGGACTTTGAGGACGAGGGGGCAGAAGAGCCCGATGCCGAGGCTTGGGAGTCGGAGGATGACGAGGGGGTGGAGGACGGCATGGAGGCACAGGACGACAGTGAGGTCACGTTCTCGCTCCATTCGG CCTCTGTCTTCTGTGTGAGCCTTGACCCCAAGACCAACACACTGGCAGTGACAGGCGGCGAGGATGACAAAGCCTTCGTGTGGCGTGTGAGTGATGGGGAGCTCCTGTTTGAGTGCTCAG GACACAAGGACTCGGTCACCTGTGCTGGCTTCAGTCACGACTCTGTGTTCGTGGCCACAGGTGACATGTCAGGGCTTATCAAAGTGTGGCGGGTGGATGCCAAGGAAGAAGTGTGGTCCTTCGAGGTGGGGGACTTGGAG TGGATGGAGTGGCACCCTCAAGCCCATGTACTTCTGGCTGGTACAGCTGATGGCAACACCTGGATGTGGAAGATCCCCAGTGGGGATTGCAAAACCTTTCAGGGTCCAGCATGCCCAGCCACATGTGGCAGGATCCTGCCTGATG GGAAGCGAGCAGTGGTGGGGTATGAGGATGGGACCTTGCGCATCTGGGACCTAAAGCAGGGAACCTCGCTGCATGTCCTGAAAG GCCAGGATGGCCATCAAGACCCCTTGACGTGTGTGGCCAGCAACCAGGATGGCAGTTTGATCATGACGGGCTCTGTGGACTGTCACGCCAAGCTGGTCAACTCCGCCACGGGCAAG GTGGTGTGCGTGTTCAAGATGGAGAGCGTGACCCCCAAGGCACCCATCAGTGAGGGCGAGGAGGCAGAGTCCAACTCAGTGGAGTCGCTGGGCTTCTGTAATGT GATGCcactggctgctgtgggctACCTTGACGGCACACTGGCTATTTACGACCTCTCCACACAGAGCCTAAGGCATAAGTGTCAACATGAG TCGGGAattgtgcagctgctgtgggaggagaGCTCGGCCGTGGTGTACACCTGCAGCCTGGACGGGGCCGTGCGCCTCTGGGACGCCCGCTCGGGGAAGATGATCAGCGAGTACAGAGGGCACTCTGCTGAAATCCTCGACTTCGCTGTCAACAA gGATGCCTCCATTGTGGTGACCACCTCTGGCGACCACCAAGCCAAAGTGTTCTGCGTCCAGCGCCCGGATCGCTAG